The window TCAGAGCTTGATGAAGTGCTCGCGGTAGTAACGCAGCTCGGCGATGGACTCGCGGATGTCGTCCAGGGCCAGGTGGGTGTTGCCTTTCTTGAAGCCATCACGCACCTGCGGGGCCCAGCGCGCGGCCAGTTCCTTGAGGGTGGAGACGTCCAGGTTGCGGTAGTGGAAGTAGCCTTCCAGCTTCGGCATGTGGCGGTAGAGGAAGCGGCGGTCCTGGCAGATGCTGTTGCCGCAGATCGGCGAGCTGCGCTTGGGCACCCACTTCTCCAGGAAGGCCAGGGTCATGGCTTCGGCCTCGGCGGCGGAGATGGTGCTTTCGCGCACGCGCTGGGTCAGGCCGGACTGGCCGTGCTGGCGGGTGTTCCACTCGTCCATGCCGGCGAGCAGCGCCTCGCTCTGGTGCACCGCGATCACCGGGCCTTCCTCGAGGATGTTGAGATTGCTGTCGGTGACGATGGTCGCCATCTCGATGATGACATCCTTGTCCGGGTCCAGACCGGTCATTTCCAGGTCGATCCAGATCAGGTTCTGTGGGTTCTGCATGATGGGGCTCCTCAGCTCAGCCCTCTAGTTTAGCGGGAAGCGCACTCCTGCATGCTAAACTGCGGCGCGATTTTCCCTGTGGATACCCTATGGCCAAGCGTCACCTCACCCGCCGGCAGAGCTGGCGGATCGAAAAAGTCCAGGAAGAGCGCGCTGCCCGCGCGGCCAAGCGCGAATCGCGCGTCCTGGAGGAACTGGAAGGCGGCGACCTCGGCCCGGAGCAGACCGGCCAGGTGATTGCCCACTTCGGGGTGCAGGTGGAAGTCGAGGCGCAGGAAGGCGACCACGCGGGCCAGGTGTTCCGCTGCCACCTGCGCGCCAACCTGCCGACGCTGGTGACCGGCGACCAGGTGGTCTGGCGCCCCGGCAACCAGGGCATCGGCGTGATCGTCGCGCAACTGCCGCGGACCTCCGAGCTGTGCCGTCCGGACATGCGCGGCGTACTCAAGCCGGTGGCGGCCAACGTCGATCGCATCGTGATCGTCTTCGCCCCACGCCCGGAACCCCACGCCAACCTGATCGACCGCTACCTGGTGGCCGCCGAGCACGCCGGCATCAAGCCGCTGCTGCTGCTGAACAAGGCCGACCTGATCGACGAGGAAAACGCCCCCTTCATCGATAGCCTGCTGAGCACCTACCGCGAGCTGGGCTATCCGCTGCTGGAGGTCTCGGCCTTCAACGGCCTGGCGATGGACTCCCTGCGCGCCGCGCTGAACGAGCACGTCAGCGTGTTCGTCGGCCAGTCCGGGGTCGGCAAGTCGTCCCTGGTGAACGCGTTGCTGCCCGGCGTCGACACCCGCGTCGGCGACCTCTCGGAAGTCACCGGCAAGGGCACCCACACCACCACCACCGCGCGGTTGTTCCACTTCCCCGCCGGTGGCGACCTGATCGACTCCCCCGGTATCCGCGAATTCGGCCTGGTCCATGTGAGCCGCGACGATGTCGAAGCCGGCTTCATCGAATTCCACGACCTGCTCGGCCACTGCCGCTTCCGCGACTGCAAGCACGACCGCGAGCCGGGCTGCGCGCTGCTCAAGGCGCTGGAAGATGGGCGTGTCTCGCCGCAACGGATGGCCAGCTACCGGCACATCCTCGCCAGCCTTCCGGAAGACGAGTACTAAACGAAAAGGCCAGCTTTCCAGCTGGCCTTTTCGTTTCGTCGCAGACTTCACTGCTGTTTGTTCAGCTCGTCGAGCTTCAGCGTCCCGCCGTCGTCGAACAGATTGAGCTTCTGCTTCAACTGGTCCGCCGGCAACGGCTCACCCTGCCCGGCTGCCGGCTGGGCAGGTGCACCAGCGGGTGCTACCGGCGCAGCGGCACCAGCGGCGGGCTTGTCGGCCCCGCCGTCCTGGCCTTCGATGGCGCGCTGGGCCTTCTTAGTCAGGACGATGATGTCGATGCGGCGGTTCACCGGGTTCAGCGGCTTGTCGCGGTCGAACAGCGCCGACGACGCATAGCCCACCACGCGGGCGATCTGGTCTTCCGGATAACCGCCTGCCTCCAGCGCGCGACGCGCGGCGTTGGCGCGGTTGGCGGAGAGCTCCCAGTTGCCGAACTCGCCATTGCCGGCGTACGGCTTGGCATCGGTGTGGCCGCTGATGCTGATCTTGTTCGGCACCTGTTTGATGGTCTCGGCCAGCGCCAGCAGGATGTCCTCGAAGTACGGCTGCAGGCGCGCGCTGCCCAGGTCGAACATCGGCCGATTGTCCGAGTCGACGATCTGGATGCGCAGGCCGTCCTGGGTGATCTCGAACAGGATCTGGTCCTTAAAGCGCTTGAGCGTGGGGTTCTCGTCGACCTTGTTCTGCAGCTCCTGCAGCAACAGCTCCAGGCGCTCCTTCTCCAGCTTCTCGGCGATGTTCTCCGCCTGCTCGGGGTTGACCTTGGCCTCGTCCTGCGGGCTGACGCGGGTTTCGTCCGCCTCGGGCTGCGCCTGAACCTGCGGGTTCAGGGTCTTGTCCGGCGCCGGCGTCGGCGTGCCGCCCAGGTCGATCACATAGGGACTGGCGCTCTCGGTGAAACCGATCGGGTCCTGGAAGTAACCGGAGATGGCCTTCTTCTGCTCCGGCGTGGCCGAGGACAGCAGCCAGAGCACCAGGAAGAACGCCATCATGGCGGTGGCGAAGTCGGCGAAGGCGATCTTCCAGGAACCGCCATGGTGGCCGGCGGCGTAGCGCTTGACGCGCTTGACGATGATCGGCTGGTTGTTATCCATCGTTTAGCGACCGCGCACAGCCTGCTCCAGCTCCGCAAAGCTGGGACGATGCGCCGGCAGCAGCACCTTGCGGCCGAACTCCACGGCCAGCGACGGCGGCATGCCCGAGGCGGAGGCGACCAGGCAGGCCTTGATGGCTTCGTAGAGGTTCAGCTCTTCCTTGGCGTCATGCTCCAGGGCGTTGGACAGCGGGCCGACGAAACCGTAGGCGGCGAGAATACCGAGGAAGGTACCCACCAGCGCCGCGGCAACGTGGTGGCCGATCTCGGCCTGGCTGCCCTGGCCGAGCAGCGCCATGGTGATCACGATGCCGAGCACCGCGGCGACGATACCGAAGCCCGGCAGGCCGTCGGCGACACGGGTTACCGCGTGGGCGGGATGCTCCAGGTCTTCCTTGAGGCTGCCCAGTTCCATGTCGAACAGGCCTTCCAGCTCATGGGGCGCCATGTTGCCGGAGGACATGATGCGCAGGTAATCGCAGATGTAGGCGGTCATGCGGTCGTCCTTGAGCACCGCCGGGTACTTGCTGAAGATCGGGCTGGCGCCCGGATCCTCGACGTCCGCCTCGATCGCCATCATGCCCTCGCGGCGGCTCTTGTTGAGCACCTCGTAGAGCATGCCCAGCACCTCCAGGTAGAAG of the Pseudomonas sp. PSE14 genome contains:
- the orn gene encoding oligoribonuclease is translated as MQNPQNLIWIDLEMTGLDPDKDVIIEMATIVTDSNLNILEEGPVIAVHQSEALLAGMDEWNTRQHGQSGLTQRVRESTISAAEAEAMTLAFLEKWVPKRSSPICGNSICQDRRFLYRHMPKLEGYFHYRNLDVSTLKELAARWAPQVRDGFKKGNTHLALDDIRESIAELRYYREHFIKL
- the rsgA gene encoding small ribosomal subunit biogenesis GTPase RsgA, which translates into the protein MAKRHLTRRQSWRIEKVQEERAARAAKRESRVLEELEGGDLGPEQTGQVIAHFGVQVEVEAQEGDHAGQVFRCHLRANLPTLVTGDQVVWRPGNQGIGVIVAQLPRTSELCRPDMRGVLKPVAANVDRIVIVFAPRPEPHANLIDRYLVAAEHAGIKPLLLLNKADLIDEENAPFIDSLLSTYRELGYPLLEVSAFNGLAMDSLRAALNEHVSVFVGQSGVGKSSLVNALLPGVDTRVGDLSEVTGKGTHTTTTARLFHFPAGGDLIDSPGIREFGLVHVSRDDVEAGFIEFHDLLGHCRFRDCKHDREPGCALLKALEDGRVSPQRMASYRHILASLPEDEY
- the motB gene encoding flagellar motor protein MotB translates to MDNNQPIIVKRVKRYAAGHHGGSWKIAFADFATAMMAFFLVLWLLSSATPEQKKAISGYFQDPIGFTESASPYVIDLGGTPTPAPDKTLNPQVQAQPEADETRVSPQDEAKVNPEQAENIAEKLEKERLELLLQELQNKVDENPTLKRFKDQILFEITQDGLRIQIVDSDNRPMFDLGSARLQPYFEDILLALAETIKQVPNKISISGHTDAKPYAGNGEFGNWELSANRANAARRALEAGGYPEDQIARVVGYASSALFDRDKPLNPVNRRIDIIVLTKKAQRAIEGQDGGADKPAAGAAAPVAPAGAPAQPAAGQGEPLPADQLKQKLNLFDDGGTLKLDELNKQQ
- the motA gene encoding flagellar motor stator protein MotA; translated protein: MSKIIGIIVILGSVLGGYLLSGGKIAAIIQPFEVLIIGGAALGAFLQANPGSTFMTVLKKAPKMFSNRFTHTFYLEVLGMLYEVLNKSRREGMMAIEADVEDPGASPIFSKYPAVLKDDRMTAYICDYLRIMSSGNMAPHELEGLFDMELGSLKEDLEHPAHAVTRVADGLPGFGIVAAVLGIVITMALLGQGSQAEIGHHVAAALVGTFLGILAAYGFVGPLSNALEHDAKEELNLYEAIKACLVASASGMPPSLAVEFGRKVLLPAHRPSFAELEQAVRGR